GGCGGCGCCGTGCGCGGCGAGCACGCGCGCAAACTGGCGCCCCAGGCCCTGGCTCGCGCCGGTAATGAGGATGGTTTCTTTACTGACGTCGAATACGTCTGACATGGCGAAGGTCCCAGGGTGTGCCCCCCGCATAGATACAGACGATTTTAGCGATCTGAAACCGGAATGATGGGTTCGCCGTTCACTCGTTCCATGCAGGCAGGGCGCAGCTCATGAACAGTTTCGATCTCGCAGTCTATGCAGCGCTGGCCGTGGCGATAGGCTTCGGCTTCAGGACCGGCTTGCTGCGCAGCGCGATGACCATCCTCGCCTATCTTCTGGCTGCACCTATCTCCGTCTGGCTGATGTCGCTGATCGCACCCCACGTGGTCAGTGAGACCACCTCGCCTTTGCTTCAGGGCTGGGTGTTGTTCTTCGGCGTTTTCGTCGTAACCGGCATGGCGCTTGGACATCTCGGCCGCGCCGCGCTGGACGATGCGGTCGGCGAAGCCGGGCTCGGAGACCGCATAGGCGGCGCAGCGCTCGGAGCCGTGCGGGTCGGCCTCGTCGCGACAACGCTGGTCCTGGTCTTCGATCAATTGGTGCCCGCCAACCGACAGCCTCCGTTCCTCGTCGGGTCGCAATTGCGCCCGCTGTTCTCCGCTGCCGGACAGATGGGATTCAAGTCCCTGCCGCCTGAAGCCGCGGCCGCCATCGATCGTATCAAGAGGGAGCGGCCGATCTGACACAGCGTGACCTTCTTGCGCGGGCGCGCCATGCATTTTGGCAACAGCCCGTCTCTTATCAACGGGAGTGAGGTTGGCTACAGTGGCGCCTCCAAACCTGCCTGACATTACGGAGTGAAACAGTGGATCTTGGGATCAAAGGTCGCCGCGCCATCGTCTGCGCATCCAGCAAGGGCCTGGGGCGCGCCTGCGCCATGGCGCTCGCCAATGAGGGCGTGCATGTCACGCTGACCGCGCGCGGCGCGGACGCGCTGAAGACGACGGCCGAGGAGATCCGGAAGGCCCATCCGGACGTGACGGTCACCGAGATCGTCGGCGACATCACGACGCCGGCAGGGCGCGAGGCCGTGCTGAAGGCCTGCCCCGATCCGGACATCCTGATCAACAATGCCGGCGGCCCGCCGCCCGGCGATTTCCGCAACTGGACCCGCGACGACTGGATCAAGGCGATCGATGCCAACATGCTGACGCCGATCGAGCTGATCAAGGCGACGGTCGACGGCATGATGGCGCGCAAGTTCGGCCGCATCGTCAACATCACCTCGGCCGCCGTGAAGGCGCCGATCGACATCCTGGGCCTCTCCAACGGTGCGCGCGCCGGCCTCACCGGCTTCGTCGCCGGCCTCTCGCGCAAGACGGTAATCAACAACGTCACCATCAACGCGCTGCTGCCGGGACCATTCGAGACCGACCGTCTGACCGGCACGGCGAAGGCGGAAGCCGACAAGCGCGGCACCACGCCGGATCAGATTCTGGCCGAGCGCGCAAAACTCAATCCCGCCGGCCGCTTCGGCCAGCCCGACGAGTTCGGCTACGCCTGCGCCTTCCTGTGCGGCGCCAAGGCCGGCTTCATCACCGGGCAGAACATCTTGCTCGATGGCGGCGCGTTCCCGGGGACGCTGTAAGCTCCTCTTCTCTCTCCCTGTTCTTACGGGGAGAGAGCTTCAATCATCACAGTGGCTCCCTCCCAGGGTCCCCCGATAACGCCGCATCGCACCGGATGATGCATTGCGACGGCTGGGGGAAACACGCAATGTCCGCCGCAACCAGAACAAGAGGACGCGGGAGATGCAGTGGACGGTAGGCCAGGTGCGGATCACCAAATTCGTGGAAATGGAGACGGTCGGCTCGACACGCTTCATCCTGCCGCTGGCAAGCACTGAGGAAATCCGGAAGCTGCCCTGGCTGATCCCGCATTTCGCCACCGAGGAGGGCCGGCTGAAAATGTCGATCCATTCGCTGGTGGTGGAGGCGCCGTCGCGCCGCATCGTCGTCGACACCGGCCTCGGCAACGACAAGCAGGGCCGCAACGTCCCGACCTGGAACAATCGCAACACACCGTTCCTGGAGACCATGACCGCGGCGGGCTTTGCGCCCGACAGCATCGACACCGTGCTGTGCACGCATCTCCATGTCGATCATGTCGGCTGGAACACGAAGCTCGTTGGCGAGAAGTGGGTGCCGAGTTTCCCGAACGCCCGCTATTTGTTCGGCAGAACAGAATACGAGTATTGGCGCGACCACGCGACCGAACCGGACAAGGCGGCCGTGTTCACCGATTCCGTGAAACCCGTCGTGGACGCCGGCCTCGCGGACCTGATCCCGAGCGACCACCGGCTGTGCGAGGAAATCAGCATGATCCCGACGCCCGGCCACAGCCCCGGCCATATGAGCGTCCTGATCCGCTCCGGTGGCGAGCAGGCACTGCTCGCGGGCGATGCCGCACACCACCCCTGCCAGATGGCGCATCTCGACTGGTGCTCGACGGTGGATTCCGACCCGCAACAATCAGCGAGGACGCGAGGTGAGCTGTTCTCGCGCTTTGCCGACACCCCGACGCTCGTGATCGGCGGGCATTTTTCCGGCGGATATATCAAGCGGGATGGAGATGCGTTCAAATTCGTGACGCTGGGGTGAGCTCTTGTCCCGGACGCGCTGCAGCGTGAAACGCTGCTGCGCAGAGCCGGCAACTGTTATGTCGGCGCGGTCTGCAGGTAGGGCTTCCTGTCGCGCATCATGGCGTTGAGGACGGTTAGGAGCTTCCTGGCGACGGCAATGAGAGCGAGCTTGGCTGGTTTGCCGGCCTGTCGCAGTCGTGCGTAGAAGGCCTTGAACGGATCGGCCCGGCGAACCGCGTTGAGGGCAGCCATGTAGAGGGCGTCACGAACGCGCTTTCGACCGCCGGCGATCTTGCGTTTGCCACGGAAGGCGCCGCTGTCGACGTTGAAGGGGGCAAGGCCCGCGAGTGCCGCGATCTGTTTTGCACCAACACGTCCGAGTTCCGGCATCTTCGCGATGAGCTGCATGCAAGCCACGGGACCCACACCCGGCAGCGAGCGCATCAACTTTGCATCGTCCGCGATCTCCGGCTCGGCCTTGGTCAGCGCCTTGATGTCGGCTTCGATCTCGGCAACCTCGTCGTCGAGAACCTCGATAAGGCGGCTGATCCGTTCGGCCATGGCGCGGTCGTCAGCCTCGCTGCGCCGGTTCTTCTCCTGTGCGCGCATGAGAACCAGCTGATCCCGCCGTTTTGCAAGCCTCGACAAGGCGTTGCGGGCGGGATTGGCGGCCTGCTCAGTTGCCGGCTGCATGACCCGGCCAAAGGCCGCCAGCATCCGTGCATCGATCGGGTCGGTTTTGGCAAGTTGGCCGCTGGCCCGCGCAAAATCGCGAGCTCGAGCCGGATTGATCCGGGCGAAGCGGACACCGGCCTGATCCAGGGCCTCGCGAAGCGCGAGGTCATAGGTACCCGTGGCCTCGAAGACGATCAGCGCATCGCATCGCCAACGCGTCACCTGCTGTGTGATGGCCTGTGCCGCGTTGGCGATGCGCCTGGGCACACCGTCAGCTTCATCAAAGATATCGAGATGTTTTTTGGAGACGTCGATTCCGACGTAACGAAGGGGTATGATCACGGTGCCTGTCCCTGTGATGCGAGGTCTGTTGCCGCAGCCTCGTGCAACTGTTCAGGTTGGTAATGGAACGGGCGGGAGGCCGAGCCGGCTCACGGCGTCAAGCGCCAAGGACCCAACGGCTTCCCGCCCAACCCATCCTGACAGACTTCAAAGACACAGGGACCCAGAATGCCACGACGTGGGCCCCGGCTCAGCAGCGCATCACTTCGTGCTGCGCAGCGTCCGGGGCAAGAGACCTTGGCGAACCCAGCGAATTGAGAGGGCTGCAATGCACCGGCCCATAGGCGGTTGAAATTCCCGCCGCCCTGTTCCATGAAGCTGTTTAACCGGCCAGTCCATCCAGGGAGAGACGAGAATGAAGCTTGTTCGTTATGGTGAAAAAGGTGCAGAAAAGCCCGGTCTGATCGACAAATCCGGCCAGCTGCGCGACCTCTCGGCCCATGTGAAGGACCTGACCGGCGAGGCCTATTCGCCGGAGTCCCTAAAGAAGCTCGCAGCGCTCGATCCGGCCTCACTGCCGGCGGTCTCGGGCAAGCCCCGGTTCGGCTCCCCCGTCACCGGAATCTCGAAATTCGTGGCGATCGGCCTCAACTACAGCGACCACGCCAAGGAGACCGGCGCGGCGATCCCGACCGAGCCGATCATCTTCATGAAGGCCAACACCGCCCTGTCCGGTCCGAACGATCAGGTCGAGAAGCCGCGCGGCTCCACCAAGCTCGACTGGGAGGTCGAGATTGCCGCCATCATCGGCACCCGCGCCAAATACGTCTCTGAGGCCGACGCGCTGAACTACGTTGCCGGCTACTGCGTCTGCAACGACGTCTCCGAGCGCAACTTCCAGACCGAGCGCCTGGGTCAGTGGACCAAGGGCAAGTCGCATGACACGTTCGGTCCGCTCGGACCGTGGCTCGCGACCAAGGACGAGATCAAGGACGTGCAGAACCTGTCGATGTGGCTCGACGTCAACGGCCAGCGCCGTCAGACCGGTTCGACCGCGACCATGATCTTCACCATGGCCCAGTGCGTCTCCTACGTCTCGCAGTTCATGACGCTGCTGCCCGGCGACATCATCACGACGGGTACACCGCCCGGCGTCGGCATGGGCATGAAGCCGCCGACCTATCTCAATGTCGGCGACGTCGTCGCGCTCGGCATCGAAGGTCTCGGCGAGCAGCGCCAGGAGATCGTCGCGGCGTAGGCTCTCTGTCCTCATCCTGAGGAGCGCGCAGAGCGCGCGTCTCGAAGGATGAGCCAGGAACACGGTCATCCGACGTTTTGCGCCGGGTGACGCGAGAGCATCTCTCGTTGCCTATCCTTCGAGACGCGCGCCCATGGGCGCGCTCCTCAGGATGAGGACTGTATTTTTGGACAGAGGTTATTCCAAATGAAGCTCACCTTCTCCCCCGCCTCGCCCTTCGCGCGCAAGGTGCGCATTGCCGCGATCGAGCTTGGGCTCGTCGACAAAATCGAATTCGTGCCCGCAACCGTCGCGCCGGGGCAGGCGAACGAGGACTATTCGCGCATCACGCCGCTGAAGAAGCTGCCGGTGCTCATCACCGACAATGGCGAGGTGATCCTCGATTCCTACGTCATCTTCGAATATCTCAACGAGCTCGCCGGCGGCAATCTGATCCCGGATTACGGTCCGCGCCGCTGGTCGGCCAAGACCGATCATTCGCTGCTCAACGGCATGCTCGATTCCATGCTGCTGTGCCGCTACGAGAGGATGGTACGGCCGCAGGGGCTGCAATGGCAGGCCTGGGCCGACGACCACTGGAACCGGGCATGGACCGGCATGGCGCGGTTCGAGAACCGCCCCGAAGTCCTGAACGGTCCGTTCGACATCTCGCAGATCGGCCTCGTTTGCGTGCTCGGCTATGCCGACTTCCGCTTCGCCGATTGCGGTTGGCGCAAGGCCTATCCGAAGCTCGACGCTTTCCATCAGAAGATGCTGGAGCGTCCCTCCGTGAAAATCTCGGTGCCGCCGCCGGCGTAGCGCAGGACCTTTGGGGAGAATGACGATGTGCGACCGTTTTCCCCGCCTCACAATTCTCGGCGCGAGCCTTGTGCTCGCGTTGATCGTCTCTGCTCATGTGCGAGCTGACGGCATGACGCCTGGACAACAAAACCTCGCCTGCGGTTCGCCATCATCGATCGGCGACGACTGGGCGACAGCGTCTCCAGATAGCGTCGGCATGGACGGCGCACTCGCTCGCAGACGGCAAGGAAATCAAGTGGGTCGGCGCGCTTGGCTGGGGCGGCCAACGCATCTTCATCGTGCCCGACCTTGATCTCGTCATGATGACCACTGCTGCGCAGTACGGCCAGCCGAAGGAAGGCCTGGCTGCCATCGACATCCTTTCCAATATCGTCATTCCATCCGTGCGCGACGCGCATTGATACCAGGAGAAGTTAGCATGAGCCTCACATTCTCGATCGGCGATCTCACCATCCATCGCGTCATCGAACAGGAAACCTCGTTCGTGCCGGCGCTGGAAATGCTGCCCGGACTCACGCCCGAGGTACTGGCCGAGAACCGCGCCTGGATGAAGCAGGCG
This region of Bradyrhizobium sp. CCGUVB1N3 genomic DNA includes:
- a CDS encoding CvpA family protein, coding for MNSFDLAVYAALAVAIGFGFRTGLLRSAMTILAYLLAAPISVWLMSLIAPHVVSETTSPLLQGWVLFFGVFVVTGMALGHLGRAALDDAVGEAGLGDRIGGAALGAVRVGLVATTLVLVFDQLVPANRQPPFLVGSQLRPLFSAAGQMGFKSLPPEAAAAIDRIKRERPI
- a CDS encoding SDR family oxidoreductase, encoding MDLGIKGRRAIVCASSKGLGRACAMALANEGVHVTLTARGADALKTTAEEIRKAHPDVTVTEIVGDITTPAGREAVLKACPDPDILINNAGGPPPGDFRNWTRDDWIKAIDANMLTPIELIKATVDGMMARKFGRIVNITSAAVKAPIDILGLSNGARAGLTGFVAGLSRKTVINNVTINALLPGPFETDRLTGTAKAEADKRGTTPDQILAERAKLNPAGRFGQPDEFGYACAFLCGAKAGFITGQNILLDGGAFPGTL
- a CDS encoding MBL fold metallo-hydrolase, producing MQWTVGQVRITKFVEMETVGSTRFILPLASTEEIRKLPWLIPHFATEEGRLKMSIHSLVVEAPSRRIVVDTGLGNDKQGRNVPTWNNRNTPFLETMTAAGFAPDSIDTVLCTHLHVDHVGWNTKLVGEKWVPSFPNARYLFGRTEYEYWRDHATEPDKAAVFTDSVKPVVDAGLADLIPSDHRLCEEISMIPTPGHSPGHMSVLIRSGGEQALLAGDAAHHPCQMAHLDWCSTVDSDPQQSARTRGELFSRFADTPTLVIGGHFSGGYIKRDGDAFKFVTLG
- a CDS encoding transposase, which translates into the protein MIIPLRYVGIDVSKKHLDIFDEADGVPRRIANAAQAITQQVTRWRCDALIVFEATGTYDLALREALDQAGVRFARINPARARDFARASGQLAKTDPIDARMLAAFGRVMQPATEQAANPARNALSRLAKRRDQLVLMRAQEKNRRSEADDRAMAERISRLIEVLDDEVAEIEADIKALTKAEPEIADDAKLMRSLPGVGPVACMQLIAKMPELGRVGAKQIAALAGLAPFNVDSGAFRGKRKIAGGRKRVRDALYMAALNAVRRADPFKAFYARLRQAGKPAKLALIAVARKLLTVLNAMMRDRKPYLQTAPT
- a CDS encoding fumarylacetoacetate hydrolase family protein, producing the protein MKLVRYGEKGAEKPGLIDKSGQLRDLSAHVKDLTGEAYSPESLKKLAALDPASLPAVSGKPRFGSPVTGISKFVAIGLNYSDHAKETGAAIPTEPIIFMKANTALSGPNDQVEKPRGSTKLDWEVEIAAIIGTRAKYVSEADALNYVAGYCVCNDVSERNFQTERLGQWTKGKSHDTFGPLGPWLATKDEIKDVQNLSMWLDVNGQRRQTGSTATMIFTMAQCVSYVSQFMTLLPGDIITTGTPPGVGMGMKPPTYLNVGDVVALGIEGLGEQRQEIVAA
- a CDS encoding glutathione S-transferase family protein is translated as MKLTFSPASPFARKVRIAAIELGLVDKIEFVPATVAPGQANEDYSRITPLKKLPVLITDNGEVILDSYVIFEYLNELAGGNLIPDYGPRRWSAKTDHSLLNGMLDSMLLCRYERMVRPQGLQWQAWADDHWNRAWTGMARFENRPEVLNGPFDISQIGLVCVLGYADFRFADCGWRKAYPKLDAFHQKMLERPSVKISVPPPA